A genome region from Sphingorhabdus sp. SMR4y includes the following:
- a CDS encoding putative bifunctional diguanylate cyclase/phosphodiesterase, which produces MIATGVSLEATVDRLCVELEHLLPGIACSVLRVKDNGTLYPLAAPSLPQNFSDLIDGLMIGPNVGSCGSAAYLGEAVVVTDIGNDARWSAFRDHLLPHGFQACWSVPIFNTDGTVFGTFALYFKQKRMPRAREKQLVSASIHLCAIALERHDRVIERERRASIDGLTELPNRSGFDLALSRLSCEQPGTWALLLVDLDNLKMINDTFGHQAGDELLQSVAQRIRTSVLPDHAFRLGGDEFAVILQEAEAVADLSGTAAKILDAIGVVTSCGGHRIQPRATIGGAAFSPGDPDAETVHRHADFALYHAKEIGRGGFVRYWPGIGTAIKHRIEVIQDVDVALDEGRIEAHYQPLVRINTGEIIGMEALCRLRKPDGHLVSAGAFHQATTDVDVAAKLTEGMLALVAADVRSWLDRGIPFQHVGINISSADFHSGTLYDRIKNAFGRENVPLKHVVIEVTESVYLGHEDPIVAQEIEALRGHGLRVALDDFGTGYASLTHLLTVPVDILKIDRSFVSELRQGERGLAIIAGLLGIARKLDIRVVAEGIETEEQALLLDENGCELGQGYLYSRAVSRDDATELLLKYAQQSGTDTVQPKCGMPPRVITDRTIPEDEEALGENGLRAVS; this is translated from the coding sequence ATGATTGCTACGGGCGTCTCGCTGGAAGCGACGGTGGATCGTCTGTGCGTTGAACTGGAGCATCTGCTGCCCGGCATCGCCTGTTCGGTCTTGCGCGTGAAAGATAATGGAACACTCTATCCGCTCGCCGCACCCAGCTTGCCGCAAAATTTTTCCGATCTGATCGACGGCCTGATGATTGGCCCCAATGTAGGATCCTGCGGCAGTGCGGCCTATCTGGGCGAAGCAGTTGTCGTGACCGATATTGGAAATGATGCGCGCTGGTCGGCGTTCAGGGACCATCTCCTGCCTCATGGTTTCCAGGCCTGCTGGTCGGTGCCAATTTTTAATACGGATGGTACGGTTTTTGGTACCTTTGCCTTGTATTTCAAACAAAAGCGGATGCCGCGCGCCCGGGAAAAACAGCTGGTCAGTGCCAGTATCCATCTGTGCGCGATCGCGCTCGAACGACATGATCGGGTCATAGAGCGCGAACGGCGGGCCTCGATCGACGGATTGACCGAACTGCCGAACAGATCCGGTTTTGACTTGGCATTGAGTCGCTTGTCCTGTGAACAGCCGGGCACATGGGCTTTGCTGTTGGTCGATCTCGACAATCTCAAGATGATCAACGACACCTTTGGCCATCAGGCGGGAGATGAACTCCTGCAGAGCGTTGCCCAGCGGATCCGGACCAGTGTCCTTCCCGATCATGCGTTCCGGCTCGGCGGTGACGAATTTGCCGTGATCCTGCAGGAAGCGGAAGCGGTTGCCGATCTCAGCGGAACGGCTGCAAAGATTCTTGATGCGATAGGTGTCGTTACCAGTTGCGGCGGCCATAGGATTCAACCGCGTGCGACGATCGGCGGTGCCGCGTTTTCGCCCGGCGATCCGGACGCCGAAACGGTACACCGCCATGCCGATTTCGCGCTCTATCATGCCAAGGAAATCGGACGCGGCGGCTTTGTCCGATACTGGCCCGGTATCGGCACCGCGATCAAACACAGGATCGAAGTCATCCAGGATGTCGATGTCGCTTTGGATGAAGGCCGGATCGAGGCCCATTATCAGCCGCTTGTCCGGATCAATACGGGTGAGATTATCGGCATGGAAGCGTTGTGCCGGCTGCGCAAGCCGGACGGCCATCTGGTATCGGCCGGGGCCTTTCACCAAGCCACTACCGATGTCGACGTAGCGGCCAAGCTGACCGAAGGAATGTTGGCGCTGGTGGCTGCCGATGTCCGGTCCTGGCTCGACCGCGGCATTCCCTTCCAACATGTCGGGATCAACATTTCATCAGCAGATTTTCACAGCGGTACGCTTTACGATCGGATCAAGAACGCCTTTGGTCGAGAAAATGTACCTCTCAAACATGTTGTTATCGAGGTGACGGAATCGGTATATCTCGGGCATGAAGATCCGATTGTCGCGCAAGAGATAGAGGCCTTGCGCGGCCATGGTCTGCGAGTAGCGCTGGACGATTTCGGTACCGGTTATGCTTCGCTGACCCATTTGTTGACGGTGCCGGTGGACATCCTGAAAATCGACAGATCCTTTGTCAGCGAATTGCGCCAGGGCGAGAGGGGCTTGGCGATCATTGCAGGGTTGCTCGGCATCGCGAGGAAACTCGATATACGGGTGGTCGCAGAGGGTATCGAGACCGAAGAACAGGCCCTTCTTCTCGACGAAAATGGCTGCGAACTGGGGCAGGGTTATCTTTATTCCCGCGCCGTCTCGCGAGACGATGCGACCGAGTTGCTGCTGAAATACGCGCAGCAAAGCGGCACGGACACCGTTCAGCCCAAATGCGGCATGCCCCCGCGTGTCATCACGGATCGGACCATTCCCGAGGATGAAGAGGCTCTGGGCGAAAATGGACTGAGGGCCGTGTCCTGA
- a CDS encoding NAD-dependent succinate-semialdehyde dehydrogenase produces MTDLDLSRPDLLRSQCYINGTWVNADSGEKFAVTNPATGTQIGEVPDAGVSETRKAIDAAQKAQPGWAARTAKERALILRRLFELMMKHQEDLARIMTAEQGKPLAESRGEIGYAANFIEWFAEEGKRVYGDVIPTHAADKRILVLKQPIGVCAAITPWNFPAAMITRKIGPALAAGCAIVVKPAEHTPLSALALCVLAEEAGIPPGILSCVTGDAATIGGELTSNPVVRKLSFTGSTDVGKLLMRQCADNVKKVSLELGGNAPFIVFDDADVEAAVAGAIAAKFRNAGQTCVCTNRFLVQNGIYDRFVEKLAAATAALTVGNGTQDGIDIGPLIDRDAMAKVQDHLDDAKTKGATIMTGGAAPDKGELFFNPTVIAGATTAMKISREETFGPLAAVFRFETEAEAIAMANDTESGLSAYFYTQDLGRCWRVAEALEYGIVGINEGIISTEVAPFGGIKESGIGREGSKYGIEDYLEIKYMLIGGLGL; encoded by the coding sequence ATGACCGACCTCGACCTATCCCGCCCGGACCTGCTGCGCAGCCAATGCTATATCAACGGGACTTGGGTGAACGCCGATTCAGGCGAGAAATTTGCCGTCACCAACCCCGCCACCGGAACGCAAATTGGCGAAGTCCCCGATGCCGGCGTATCCGAAACCCGCAAGGCAATTGACGCGGCTCAGAAGGCCCAGCCTGGCTGGGCAGCAAGAACAGCGAAGGAGCGCGCCCTAATATTGCGACGGTTGTTCGAACTGATGATGAAACATCAGGAAGACCTGGCGCGGATCATGACGGCCGAACAAGGCAAACCGCTTGCCGAGAGCCGCGGCGAAATCGGCTATGCCGCAAATTTCATCGAGTGGTTCGCGGAGGAAGGAAAACGCGTTTACGGCGATGTGATCCCGACCCATGCCGCGGACAAGCGAATTCTGGTTCTGAAACAGCCAATCGGTGTCTGCGCCGCAATCACGCCATGGAATTTTCCCGCCGCCATGATCACGCGCAAGATCGGCCCCGCTCTGGCGGCTGGCTGTGCCATCGTGGTAAAGCCGGCTGAACATACCCCCCTGTCCGCTCTCGCACTGTGCGTGCTTGCAGAAGAAGCCGGAATTCCGCCCGGAATATTGTCCTGCGTCACCGGGGATGCGGCGACGATCGGCGGGGAACTGACATCCAATCCGGTGGTCCGGAAATTGTCGTTCACCGGTTCGACGGACGTCGGCAAGTTGCTGATGCGGCAATGCGCTGACAATGTGAAGAAAGTGTCACTGGAACTGGGTGGCAATGCTCCGTTTATCGTGTTCGATGACGCCGACGTCGAAGCCGCAGTAGCCGGAGCGATTGCGGCCAAGTTCCGTAACGCCGGACAAACCTGTGTCTGCACCAACCGTTTTCTGGTGCAGAACGGAATATATGACAGGTTCGTGGAAAAGCTTGCGGCTGCCACCGCAGCGCTCACCGTCGGTAACGGAACGCAGGACGGCATCGATATTGGCCCCCTGATCGATCGCGATGCAATGGCCAAGGTCCAGGACCATCTCGACGATGCCAAGACCAAGGGTGCTACCATAATGACCGGCGGCGCAGCGCCCGACAAGGGCGAGCTGTTTTTCAATCCGACAGTGATTGCCGGAGCGACGACCGCGATGAAGATTTCCAGGGAGGAAACCTTTGGCCCTCTCGCAGCTGTTTTCCGGTTCGAAACCGAAGCTGAGGCAATTGCTATGGCCAATGATACGGAATCGGGCCTTTCCGCCTATTTCTATACCCAGGACTTGGGCCGGTGCTGGCGAGTGGCCGAAGCGCTGGAATATGGAATTGTCGGGATCAACGAAGGCATAATATCGACCGAAGTTGCGCCCTTTGGCGGGATCAAGGAGAGCGGTATCGGCCGGGAAGGTTCCAAATATGGTATCGAGGACTATCTGGAAATCAAATATATGCTGATCGGTGGTCTGGGATTGTAA
- a CDS encoding TonB-dependent receptor, translating to MKALVKNSGVNCTKAILLCGAAALGFASAGTANAQESGAEDGRDGLNVIVVTARKKAESLQEVPVTVTSIGGDTLDTYQVTNVDKLQSRVPSLTIQQGGANGGASLSIRGVGTANLSPAFDSAVALDFDGVQIGQLRILQAGFFDIAQIDVLKGPQSLFFGKSASAGVLTLTSAGPTVDWEVGGRLGYEFEEKGYIGEAYISGPLTDTLGIRLAGRYNKIDELLINEAPNVAKPKRGSEDIYVRGTVAWDPVDIFSADLKVSYINSKRDGASLFADIDCGPNGVADPIVLFGGTLQIPAGYSCNAGDGIYSYPDAAPPLAASQPPPFRSTTVPYHESDIWLGRLKMGLELSDQLSLTAISGFYSLRSEELEAYSYGGNLGGVSFGTGLGTPRVATDQFSQELRVDMTDLGPLDLTIGAFYEYKDSDFDAPLYAVNIAIAGPDPVTGYTADLLKLQNTKSEAFSVFANASVDLTERLNLSGGLRYTDESKTSRISVPFQHLFLASSGAFLPSNYFSGPIDFKDDNFSPEVSLTYEVADDINLYAAYKTGFKSGGIDSAVLPTLSLQIAKDNDDFSAITFQSEESKGGEIGMKSELFDRQLRFNVTAYRYAFSNLQVQLFDPIAIQYSTLNASEVTTTGIDVDFFWQTPATGLTLSGAIGYLDSKYTEDYYPLDDTATPTVLEGDNLRGRAPRNAPDFSGNVAFDYRVPLGGLELGLNGNVSYTGSYFIADRTSTDAKQSDFFTFDAAVSIGEPGGKWKLSLAAVNIADKLYLTSDTGRPFLPPTGDDRIVSYNRGRQVFLDASFKF from the coding sequence ATGAAAGCACTTGTCAAAAATAGTGGCGTCAATTGTACCAAAGCCATTTTGCTTTGCGGAGCTGCCGCATTGGGGTTCGCTTCGGCAGGAACCGCCAACGCTCAGGAATCGGGCGCAGAGGACGGCCGAGACGGCCTGAACGTAATCGTGGTCACCGCCCGGAAAAAAGCTGAATCCCTGCAGGAGGTTCCCGTCACGGTCACCTCCATCGGAGGGGATACGCTGGATACCTATCAGGTCACCAATGTCGACAAACTGCAGAGCCGCGTTCCCTCGCTGACCATTCAGCAGGGCGGAGCCAATGGCGGCGCCTCGCTCAGTATCCGCGGTGTCGGCACCGCAAACCTGTCGCCGGCTTTTGATTCTGCGGTCGCTCTCGATTTTGACGGCGTGCAAATCGGCCAGCTGCGGATCCTGCAGGCGGGCTTTTTCGACATCGCGCAGATTGACGTGCTCAAGGGGCCGCAGTCGCTGTTCTTCGGCAAGAGCGCTTCGGCCGGCGTTTTGACGCTTACATCCGCCGGACCAACCGTCGACTGGGAGGTCGGCGGCAGACTGGGATATGAATTTGAAGAAAAGGGCTATATCGGCGAGGCCTATATTTCGGGACCATTGACCGACACACTCGGTATCCGTTTGGCCGGGCGTTATAACAAGATTGATGAACTGCTCATCAATGAAGCGCCAAATGTCGCCAAGCCAAAGCGTGGCTCGGAAGATATCTATGTGCGCGGGACCGTCGCCTGGGACCCGGTCGACATTTTCAGTGCTGATCTGAAAGTCAGCTATATCAACAGCAAGCGTGACGGAGCCAGCCTGTTCGCGGATATTGACTGTGGGCCGAACGGTGTTGCGGACCCGATAGTCCTGTTCGGTGGTACGCTTCAGATACCTGCGGGCTACAGCTGTAACGCAGGGGACGGAATTTATTCCTATCCGGATGCCGCTCCGCCTTTGGCGGCAAGCCAGCCACCCCCGTTTCGCTCTACCACCGTGCCTTATCATGAATCGGATATCTGGCTCGGTCGTCTGAAGATGGGCCTGGAACTGAGCGATCAACTGTCGCTGACAGCGATCAGCGGCTTCTACAGCCTGCGTTCGGAAGAGCTCGAGGCTTATTCCTACGGGGGCAATCTCGGAGGGGTGTCCTTTGGCACCGGACTGGGGACGCCGCGTGTGGCGACAGATCAGTTTTCGCAGGAGCTTCGCGTCGATATGACCGATCTCGGTCCGCTGGATCTTACCATCGGAGCATTTTACGAATATAAGGATTCCGATTTTGACGCGCCGCTCTACGCCGTCAACATTGCCATTGCCGGACCGGATCCTGTCACCGGCTATACCGCGGATTTGCTGAAACTGCAGAACACCAAATCGGAGGCATTCTCGGTCTTTGCCAATGCCAGTGTCGATCTGACCGAACGGCTGAATCTTTCTGGCGGCTTACGTTATACCGATGAAAGCAAGACCAGCCGGATTTCCGTTCCGTTCCAGCATCTATTCCTTGCCAGCAGCGGAGCATTTCTACCTTCGAACTATTTCTCCGGACCGATCGACTTCAAGGATGACAATTTCTCGCCGGAAGTTTCACTGACCTACGAAGTGGCGGACGACATAAACCTCTATGCAGCCTACAAGACCGGATTCAAATCCGGTGGCATCGACAGCGCCGTTCTGCCGACCCTGTCGCTGCAGATTGCGAAGGACAATGATGACTTTTCCGCCATCACTTTCCAGTCCGAAGAATCGAAGGGCGGGGAAATTGGCATGAAGTCGGAATTGTTCGACCGTCAGTTGCGGTTCAACGTCACTGCCTACCGCTATGCGTTCAGCAATCTTCAGGTCCAGCTGTTCGACCCGATTGCCATTCAATATAGCACATTGAACGCCAGCGAGGTCACAACGACCGGTATTGATGTCGACTTCTTCTGGCAGACCCCTGCCACCGGTCTGACCCTCTCGGGTGCCATCGGTTATCTCGATTCCAAATATACCGAGGACTATTATCCGCTGGATGATACGGCCACGCCGACCGTGCTTGAAGGCGATAATCTGAGAGGCAGGGCGCCAAGAAATGCCCCGGACTTCAGTGGCAATGTGGCATTTGACTATCGCGTTCCGCTGGGCGGTCTGGAACTTGGGTTGAACGGCAATGTCAGTTACACCGGCTCATATTTCATCGCCGACCGGACGTCGACCGACGCCAAGCAATCTGATTTTTTCACTTTTGATGCGGCCGTTTCCATCGGCGAGCCCGGGGGCAAATGGAAATTGTCGCTCGCAGCGGTCAATATTGCTGACAAGCTGTATCTGACCTCGGATACCGGACGGCCATTTCTACCGCCGACAGGCGATGATCGCATCGTCAGCTACAATCGCGGCCGACAAGTGTTTCTCGACGCATCATTCAAATTCTGA
- a CDS encoding NADP-dependent oxidoreductase — MTEVMKAWRLRSRPVGEIADGDLELVTEPIPPLDEGQVLVEVNYVSLDPTNRIWMSDMDQYMPPVALGDIMRAGIAGKVLESRHDDFEPGMTVGGLGGCATHFVADGATIQQIPEIPGVPLAKLFGSLGGTGLTAYFGLLDICDPRPGETLVVSAASGAVGSVVGQIGKIKGCRVIGIAGGEKKCRYVVDELGFDACIDYKNEDVGARLDELCPDGIDMNFENVGGDIMEAVMSRMNDFGRMALCGMISTYNDSEEQLGPKSWPLILMRRLKVQGFIISDYANRFAEGGAQLGTWAAEGRIRTREDIRPGIENAIVAMKDLYVGGNFGKLLLEVKAP; from the coding sequence ATGACCGAAGTGATGAAAGCATGGCGATTGCGCTCGCGACCCGTTGGAGAGATTGCCGACGGTGATCTCGAACTGGTTACCGAGCCGATCCCGCCGCTGGATGAAGGACAGGTCCTGGTCGAAGTCAATTATGTATCGCTCGATCCGACCAACCGGATCTGGATGTCGGACATGGATCAATATATGCCGCCGGTTGCCCTGGGCGATATCATGCGCGCCGGCATCGCGGGCAAGGTTCTGGAATCGCGGCACGATGATTTCGAACCGGGCATGACCGTTGGCGGCCTTGGTGGCTGTGCCACGCATTTTGTGGCCGATGGCGCGACGATACAGCAAATTCCCGAGATCCCAGGCGTACCGCTTGCCAAGCTTTTCGGTTCACTGGGCGGCACGGGACTGACAGCCTATTTCGGGCTTCTGGATATCTGCGATCCCCGGCCGGGCGAAACATTGGTCGTATCTGCCGCCTCCGGCGCGGTCGGCTCCGTGGTCGGGCAGATTGGCAAGATCAAGGGCTGCCGCGTGATCGGCATCGCCGGCGGTGAAAAAAAATGCCGTTACGTGGTCGACGAACTCGGGTTTGACGCCTGTATCGATTACAAGAATGAAGACGTCGGCGCACGACTGGACGAGCTCTGTCCCGACGGCATCGACATGAATTTCGAAAATGTCGGTGGCGATATCATGGAGGCCGTAATGAGCCGGATGAATGATTTCGGACGGATGGCATTATGCGGCATGATTTCGACCTATAATGACAGCGAAGAGCAGCTTGGTCCCAAATCCTGGCCGCTTATCCTGATGCGCCGGCTCAAGGTCCAGGGTTTCATAATCAGCGACTATGCAAACCGCTTTGCCGAAGGCGGAGCGCAACTGGGGACATGGGCGGCCGAAGGCAGAATTCGCACACGCGAAGATATCAGGCCCGGCATCGAAAATGCCATAGTGGCCATGAAAGACCTCTATGTCGGCGGGAATTTCGGTAAGTTGCTGCTCGAGGTCAAGGCCCCCTGA